The Mycolicibacterium fluoranthenivorans genomic interval TTCACCAGCCTGCTGTGGATTGACGGCCACCATTGGTGGCCGTATCTGCTGCTGTTCGCCGCCTTCGTCGCCCCCGCCGAGCGTTGGCTCGGCCCCCTGCGCTGGTTCACCGTCGGGATGCTCGCCCACATCGGGTCCACCTACCTCAGCGAGGGCTATCTGTACTGGACCATCCAGGAGGCGATGGTGTCACCCCGGTACATCGACGCCAGGGATATCGGGGTCAGCTACTTCCTCGTGGGTCTGATCGGCGTCCTCACCTATCACGTCGTGCGGCCGTGGCGGTGGTTCTACCTCGTGGCGGCGGTGTCGACGTTCGGGCTCGCGGTCGCCCTGAACCCGCAGTTCACGCCGATCGGACATGCCAGCGCCCTGCTGATCGGGTTGGCCTGCTATCCGCTGACCCGCAATCGTCGCCGGCCGCCGCCCTG includes:
- a CDS encoding rhomboid-like protein, with amino-acid sequence MPSDLAGHRLRRFVLSAPFTFSWLMVLLITTVIQHSLSQHALHRFLQARSTNLHHLAGDPLRVLFTSLLWIDGHHWWPYLLLFAAFVAPAERWLGPLRWFTVGMLAHIGSTYLSEGYLYWTIQEAMVSPRYIDARDIGVSYFLVGLIGVLTYHVVRPWRWFYLVAAVSTFGLAVALNPQFTPIGHASALLIGLACYPLTRNRRRPPPWDPAKLLHRGHRTRVE